In a single window of the Streptomyces sp. HUAS ZL42 genome:
- a CDS encoding family 43 glycosylhydrolase, producing the protein MRHLARRVLVAAAAALAVLTSVTTPAQAAAPASPAVTFTNPIAEQRADPHIFKHTDGFYYFTATVPAYDKIVMRRATTLQGLATAPETTIWTKHATGEMGAHIWAPEIHFIDGKWYIYFTAGWSNDIWRIRPYVLETSAANPITGPWTEKGRISLPLDTFSLDATTFTHNGTRYLSWAQNDPAVGNGTNLYLAKMSNPWTISGSPVMISKPEYAWEKVNATVNEGPAVLEKNGKVFMTYSASATNANYCLGLLTADATADLMNPASWSKTPTPVFKSNDKTSQYGPGHNSFTVSEDGKSDILVYHDRNYKDIVGDALKDPNRRTRYQKIYWNADGTPNFGIPVADGVTPVRFSSYNYPDRFIRHWEFRARTEANVTNLADSQFRVVPGLAGNDTVSLESANFPGYYLRHKNNEVWVEKDDGTTLFDNDASFHERAGLADPAAVSYESYNFPGRYIRHYNNLLYTQPVTTTLGRQDATFYKE; encoded by the coding sequence ATGAGACACCTCGCCAGACGGGTTCTGGTGGCCGCGGCGGCCGCGCTCGCCGTGCTCACCTCCGTGACCACCCCCGCCCAGGCCGCCGCGCCCGCGTCCCCCGCCGTCACCTTCACCAACCCGATAGCCGAGCAGCGGGCCGACCCGCACATCTTCAAGCACACCGACGGCTTCTACTACTTCACCGCCACGGTCCCCGCCTACGACAAGATCGTGATGCGCCGGGCCACCACCCTCCAGGGCCTTGCCACGGCCCCGGAGACCACGATCTGGACCAAGCACGCCACCGGTGAGATGGGCGCCCACATCTGGGCCCCGGAGATCCACTTCATCGACGGCAAGTGGTACATCTACTTCACGGCCGGCTGGTCCAACGACATCTGGCGGATCCGCCCCTACGTCCTGGAGACCAGCGCCGCCAACCCGATCACCGGCCCCTGGACCGAGAAGGGCAGGATCAGCCTGCCCCTGGACACCTTCTCGCTGGACGCCACGACCTTCACCCACAACGGCACCCGCTACCTCAGCTGGGCGCAGAACGACCCGGCGGTCGGCAACGGCACCAACCTGTACCTGGCGAAGATGTCCAACCCCTGGACCATCAGCGGCAGCCCGGTGATGATCTCCAAGCCCGAGTACGCCTGGGAGAAGGTCAACGCCACTGTCAACGAGGGCCCGGCCGTCCTCGAGAAGAACGGCAAGGTCTTCATGACCTACTCGGCCAGCGCCACCAACGCCAACTACTGCCTCGGCCTGCTCACCGCCGACGCCACCGCCGACCTGATGAACCCGGCCTCCTGGAGCAAGACGCCCACACCGGTCTTCAAGAGCAACGACAAGACCAGCCAGTACGGCCCCGGCCACAACTCCTTCACGGTCTCCGAGGACGGCAAGTCGGACATCCTCGTCTACCACGACCGCAACTACAAGGACATCGTCGGCGACGCGCTCAAGGACCCCAACCGCCGCACCCGCTACCAGAAGATCTACTGGAACGCCGACGGCACCCCCAACTTCGGCATCCCCGTCGCCGACGGGGTCACACCCGTCCGCTTCTCCTCGTACAACTACCCGGACAGGTTCATCCGGCACTGGGAGTTCCGGGCCAGGACCGAGGCCAACGTCACCAACCTCGCCGACTCGCAGTTCCGCGTCGTCCCCGGCCTGGCCGGCAACGACACCGTCTCCCTCGAATCGGCCAACTTCCCCGGCTACTACCTGCGCCACAAGAACAACGAGGTGTGGGTGGAGAAGGACGACGGCACCACCCTGTTCGACAACGACGCCTCGTTCCACGAGCGGGCCGGTCTCGCCGACCCCGCGGCCGTGTCGTACGAGTCGTACAACTTCCCCGGCCGGTACATCCGGCACTACAACAACCTGCTCTACACCCAGCCGGTGACCACCACGCTCGGCCGGCAGGACGCCACCTTCTACAAGGAGTAG
- a CDS encoding response regulator encodes MNEGEAERVIRVVVVDDEALVRSGFELILGASEDIEVVATASGGHAVEAVRRERPDVVLLDIRMPDVDGLTVLRELRTMPDPPVVAMLTTFDADEYILTALNSGAAGFLLKDTEPEQLAHLVRTLVAGGVVLSPKASRTLLHSHPGTETAVDEEAARVRLLTARERDVLVLVAEGLSNADIGARVHLGAGTVKDHVSAILAKLRVTSRVQAALLAQRAGLLDERPRSEAGR; translated from the coding sequence ATGAACGAAGGTGAGGCGGAGCGGGTGATCCGGGTAGTGGTGGTCGACGACGAGGCACTGGTCCGCTCGGGCTTCGAACTCATTCTGGGCGCGTCCGAGGACATCGAGGTCGTCGCGACCGCGAGCGGCGGCCACGCGGTGGAGGCCGTCCGGCGGGAGCGGCCGGACGTGGTGCTGCTGGACATCCGGATGCCGGACGTCGACGGGCTCACCGTCCTGCGCGAGCTGCGGACGATGCCGGATCCGCCGGTGGTGGCGATGCTGACCACGTTCGACGCCGACGAGTACATCCTGACCGCGCTGAACTCCGGCGCGGCCGGCTTCCTGCTCAAGGACACGGAGCCGGAGCAGCTTGCCCACCTGGTGCGGACCCTGGTCGCGGGCGGTGTCGTGCTGTCGCCCAAGGCGTCGCGGACGCTGCTGCACAGCCACCCCGGCACCGAGACGGCCGTCGACGAGGAGGCTGCGCGGGTGCGGCTGCTCACCGCGCGGGAGCGCGACGTCCTCGTCCTGGTGGCGGAGGGGTTGTCGAACGCCGACATCGGGGCGCGCGTCCACCTGGGGGCGGGCACGGTCAAGGACCACGTCAGCGCGATCCTGGCGAAGCTGCGGGTGACGAGCCGGGTGCAGGCCGCGCTGCTGGCACAGCGGGCCGGGCTGCTCGACGAGCGCCCACGGTCGGAGGCCGGCCGATGA
- a CDS encoding glycoside hydrolase family 43 protein: protein MSVLRARLTVMLLAVCLLFTGQALTTPQRAAAADPGYLMVHFTGDSATGQMLYLAHSTDGLHWSDLNGGAPVLNSTIGTKGVRDPALVRSPDDSKYWIIATDLCVRCGSTYTNGSPNFVVWESTDLVTWSKPWLLGAAGLIPGGKNAWAPEAIFNPETNDYVLYWATNASVNGIFKYRIYAARTKDFRTITTPQIWIDPPGSTPVVDTQMTEVPAGTGPYRYLRVSGDGQNNVEGSNSILGTWTNLGNLSSIGLTGNVVEGPVWMKFRDRDEWALYIDYNNPQGVREYRPILTTNPFDVSTYRPQDATSYDMGGTPKRHGAIMTLTAAEESRVLARWPNTPAQRLQSYNFQDRYVRQIDFDVRIDPNVSPVEDSQFRIRPGLAGTGTVSFESVNYPGYFLRHARYDFQLALNDASSQFAADATFRKADGLADATWSSFQSYNFPDRYIRHYAYQLRLDPITTATARSDATFRVTN, encoded by the coding sequence ATGTCTGTGCTCCGCGCCCGGCTGACGGTGATGTTGCTCGCCGTCTGCCTCCTCTTCACGGGCCAAGCCCTCACCACACCCCAGCGGGCGGCCGCCGCCGACCCCGGCTACCTGATGGTGCACTTCACCGGCGACTCCGCGACCGGTCAGATGCTGTACCTCGCGCACAGCACGGACGGCCTGCACTGGAGTGACCTCAACGGCGGAGCGCCGGTCCTGAACTCCACAATCGGCACGAAGGGGGTGCGCGACCCCGCACTGGTGCGCTCTCCCGACGACAGCAAGTACTGGATCATCGCGACCGACCTGTGCGTCCGCTGCGGCTCGACGTACACCAACGGCAGCCCCAACTTCGTGGTGTGGGAGTCGACCGACCTGGTGACCTGGTCGAAGCCGTGGCTGCTCGGCGCCGCCGGACTGATCCCCGGCGGAAAGAACGCGTGGGCGCCGGAGGCGATCTTCAACCCCGAGACCAACGACTACGTCCTGTACTGGGCGACGAACGCCTCGGTGAACGGCATCTTCAAGTACCGCATCTACGCCGCCCGCACCAAGGACTTCCGCACCATCACCACCCCGCAGATCTGGATCGACCCGCCCGGCAGCACCCCGGTCGTCGACACCCAGATGACCGAGGTGCCCGCAGGCACCGGCCCCTACCGCTACCTGCGGGTCTCCGGCGACGGCCAGAACAACGTCGAGGGCAGCAACTCGATCCTCGGGACGTGGACCAACCTCGGCAACCTCTCCAGCATCGGCCTCACCGGCAACGTGGTCGAAGGCCCGGTCTGGATGAAGTTCAGGGACCGCGACGAGTGGGCCCTCTACATCGACTACAACAACCCCCAAGGCGTACGCGAGTACAGGCCGATCCTGACGACCAACCCGTTCGACGTCAGCACCTACCGGCCGCAGGATGCGACCAGCTACGACATGGGCGGCACCCCCAAGCGCCACGGCGCGATCATGACCCTCACGGCCGCCGAGGAGAGCCGCGTGCTCGCCCGCTGGCCCAACACCCCGGCGCAGCGGCTGCAGTCGTACAACTTCCAGGACCGGTACGTGCGCCAGATCGACTTCGACGTGCGCATCGACCCGAACGTCAGCCCCGTCGAGGACTCCCAGTTCCGGATCAGGCCCGGCCTGGCGGGCACCGGCACCGTCTCCTTCGAGTCGGTGAACTACCCCGGCTACTTCCTGCGCCACGCCAGGTACGACTTCCAGCTCGCCCTCAACGACGCCAGCAGCCAGTTCGCCGCGGACGCCACCTTCCGGAAGGCCGACGGCCTCGCCGACGCCACCTGGTCGTCGTTCCAGTCGTACAACTTCCCCGACCGCTACATCCGCCACTACGCCTACCAGCTGCGCCTCGACCCGATCACCACCGCGACAGCCCGCA
- a CDS encoding DUF5937 family protein: MSVVLSLAGAGPAHVLAGASPLAELTAALHAYTETEHHHWALRWARGLEAEPDRGDTSARTTATGSTLSPETRRHIREWAPLWAAYRARYLLPLSPVGDRTLAEEIADIERLPLPLFAELTGYAIRGGNSGPPLNRILGDAGQRAGLLASAERRSTARAELADRLLDDPGTLRTDLLDLLICAARALEADLARAERAISEQLPGLCKRIQREGPGQTLAGLDSSASYRDEPPRVVFDKFHHGIVNVATTPVLIVPSLFGRPHLLVKHEPGFAAVVQYPLLAEGDDQPAHTVVNRRLEVLCDAGRQRIVRAIAREPLTPSELADRGGMSLPQVSRHLARLREAGLVTVERDGRRAYYQLHLERVRRLGDDLLTVLFH; encoded by the coding sequence GTGAGCGTCGTCCTCTCACTTGCCGGTGCCGGCCCGGCCCACGTCCTGGCGGGCGCGTCTCCCCTTGCGGAGCTGACAGCCGCGCTCCACGCCTACACCGAGACCGAGCACCACCACTGGGCGCTTCGCTGGGCACGCGGTCTGGAAGCCGAGCCGGACCGTGGCGACACCTCGGCCCGCACCACGGCAACCGGATCCACCCTCAGCCCCGAGACGCGGCGCCACATCCGGGAATGGGCACCCCTGTGGGCCGCGTACCGGGCCCGCTACCTGCTTCCGCTGAGTCCGGTGGGAGACCGCACGCTCGCCGAGGAGATCGCGGACATCGAGCGGCTGCCCCTCCCGCTCTTCGCGGAGCTGACCGGGTACGCGATCAGAGGCGGCAACTCCGGGCCCCCGCTGAACCGGATTCTCGGGGACGCCGGGCAGCGCGCCGGACTCCTGGCGTCGGCGGAGCGCCGCTCGACCGCACGAGCCGAGCTCGCCGACAGACTTCTGGACGACCCCGGCACTCTTCGTACGGACCTGCTCGATCTGCTGATCTGCGCCGCCCGGGCCCTGGAGGCGGACCTGGCCCGAGCCGAGCGGGCGATCAGCGAACAGCTGCCGGGACTGTGCAAGAGGATCCAGCGTGAGGGTCCGGGCCAGACCCTCGCCGGGCTGGACTCCTCGGCGTCCTACCGGGACGAGCCGCCCCGTGTCGTCTTCGACAAGTTCCACCACGGGATCGTGAACGTCGCCACCACCCCGGTGCTCATCGTGCCGTCGCTCTTCGGGCGACCGCACCTGCTGGTGAAGCACGAGCCTGGCTTCGCTGCGGTCGTCCAGTACCCTCTGCTCGCGGAGGGGGACGACCAGCCGGCCCACACCGTCGTCAACCGCCGCCTCGAAGTGCTGTGTGACGCAGGTCGGCAGCGCATCGTCCGCGCCATCGCAAGAGAACCGCTCACCCCGTCCGAACTGGCCGACCGCGGCGGTATGTCCCTTCCGCAGGTCTCCCGCCACCTCGCCCGGCTGCGCGAGGCCGGCCTCGTCACGGTCGAGCGCGACGGCCGTCGCGCCTACTACCAGCTCCACCTCGAACGGGTACGCCGCCTCGGCGACGATCTCCTGACCGTCCTGTTCCACTGA
- a CDS encoding sensor histidine kinase, with protein MSRARAMWQRVPAPVIDIVLVAVAAVDVRVVSMWEHTRLEVALAAVGCVALAFRRRFPLAVFLLTLPVALMQDVAVAVLVALFSLAERSRNRRLLAVCVVLAAVASSTPWPLAAADRAMTLVFFVYGLATSVAPVLFGQLLQAQRDLARRLAEIEEAREHERTLHAQAVLARERAQLAREMHDVVSHQVSLIAVRAGALQVAAKDVDAKEAARTIRSLSVTTLDELRTMVTLLRASGGHATELTPQPTLADLRKLVESSGTHTELTGELPPTVGTPAQRALYRTVQEALTNVRKHAPGANARVELWKDGDGIGVTVTNTPPTRPSLSLPGSQQGLVGLRERAEILHGTLEAGPTAQGGYRVRLRVPLSAE; from the coding sequence ATGAGCCGTGCACGTGCCATGTGGCAGCGGGTGCCCGCGCCGGTCATCGACATCGTTCTGGTGGCGGTGGCCGCCGTGGACGTACGAGTGGTGAGCATGTGGGAGCACACGCGTCTCGAGGTGGCGCTGGCCGCGGTCGGCTGCGTCGCGTTGGCGTTCCGGCGTAGGTTCCCGCTCGCGGTGTTCCTGCTCACCCTGCCCGTCGCGCTGATGCAGGATGTCGCCGTCGCTGTGCTCGTGGCGCTGTTCAGCCTGGCCGAACGCTCACGCAACCGCCGTCTCCTCGCGGTGTGCGTCGTCCTGGCCGCCGTCGCGAGCAGTACTCCGTGGCCCCTGGCCGCGGCGGACCGGGCCATGACCCTGGTCTTCTTCGTGTACGGCTTGGCAACCAGTGTCGCCCCGGTCCTGTTCGGCCAGCTTCTCCAGGCGCAACGGGACCTGGCGAGGCGGTTGGCCGAGATCGAGGAGGCCAGGGAGCACGAGCGCACTCTGCACGCCCAGGCCGTGCTCGCCCGTGAACGCGCCCAGCTGGCCCGCGAGATGCACGACGTGGTCTCCCACCAGGTGAGCCTGATCGCCGTGCGGGCCGGGGCGTTGCAGGTCGCCGCCAAGGACGTGGATGCCAAGGAGGCCGCCCGCACGATCCGTTCGCTGAGCGTCACGACCCTCGACGAGCTGCGCACCATGGTGACCCTGCTGCGTGCCTCCGGCGGCCACGCCACCGAGCTGACCCCGCAGCCCACCCTGGCCGACCTGCGCAAACTGGTGGAATCCAGCGGCACTCACACGGAGCTGACGGGTGAGTTGCCGCCCACCGTGGGCACACCCGCCCAACGCGCCCTCTACCGCACGGTCCAGGAGGCGCTCACCAACGTCCGCAAGCACGCCCCCGGCGCCAACGCCCGCGTCGAGCTGTGGAAGGACGGGGACGGTATCGGAGTGACCGTCACCAACACGCCTCCCACGCGCCCCTCCCTCTCCTTGCCCGGTTCGCAGCAGGGCTTGGTCGGTCTGCGCGAACGGGCCGAGATCCTGCACGGCACCCTGGAGGCGGGCCCGACCGCACAGGGCGGCTACCGGGTGCGGCTGAGGGTTCCCCTCAGCGCGGAGTGA
- a CDS encoding transposase has translation MHCHHVQLPISRSVQRGPVIQQPGRGTPVHRHGPRSGRCPASPAGRAPRNGSTGSTTRTSTPRSDTSRPTSTRPTTTLKPSSNRRLTWTHRASTDPGAVQFAPLLDQRPGRPHRRDHRGRTAAQRDNARYVVEQRHAHYLLSMKNNQPTLAGQLTTLPWEAEPRPRPLLHPRTRPRGGPRGQGRLRRRAAVHSRPPGRRHPPQAPSPGRGKGQTEMVYVFTDLAAHQADAAEIAAWARGRWIIENTVHWTKDVTFAEDASQVRRHRTPAVMTALRDLARATFQRAGRVNTASAHRRPEGVLALHGIP, from the coding sequence ATGCACTGCCATCATGTCCAGCTCCCCATTTCCCGATCCGTACAAAGGGGCCCGGTTATACAACAGCCCGGACGTGGGACACCAGTACACAGACATGGGCCGCGTTCTGGCAGGTGCCCGGCCTCTCCGGCAGGCCGTGCGCCCCGGAATGGGTCGACTGGTTCAACAACCAGAACCTCCACACCGCGATCGGATACATCCCGCCCCACGAGCACGAGACCAACCACAACGCTCAAACCCAGCTCCAACCGGCGGCTGACGTGGACGCATAGAGCCTCCACCGATCCAGGAGCGGTTCAATTCGCCCCGCTGCTCGACCAGCGACCAGGCAGACCTCACCGCCGCGATCACCGTGGACGCACTGCGGCCCAGAGGGACAACGCCCGCTACGTCGTCGAGCAACGCCACGCCCACTACCTGCTGTCGATGAAGAACAACCAGCCCACGCTCGCAGGCCAGTTGACGACGCTGCCCTGGGAAGCAGAGCCCCGTCCTCGACCGCTCCTGCACCCGCGGACACGGCCGAGAGGAGGTCCGCGCGGTCAAGGTCGTCTTCGTCGACGGGCTGCTGTTCACTCACGCCCGCCAGGTCGTAGGCATCCACCGCAAGCGCCGTCGCCTGGACGCGGGAAGGGGCAGACCGAAATGGTCTACGTCTTCACCGACCTGGCCGCCCACCAGGCCGACGCCGCCGAGATCGCGGCCTGGGCACGCGGACGCTGGATCATCGAGAACACCGTCCATTGGACCAAGGACGTCACGTTCGCCGAGGACGCCAGCCAGGTCCGCCGCCACCGCACTCCCGCTGTCATGACCGCCCTGCGCGACCTGGCCCGCGCCACTTTCCAGCGGGCCGGCCGGGTCAACACCGCCAGCGCCCACCGTCGACCCGAGGGAGTCCTGGCCCTCCACGGCATCCCATGA
- a CDS encoding ABC transporter ATP-binding protein, producing MKTASAPTTDETSLSARETVKALGAYVRPHRWAVALGLLCALVGAAGGLLQPLATKVLVDRLASGETIAGILIALTVLVVLGTAVEAFGAYVLERTAESVVLAARRTLVGRLMRLRLSEWERIPPGDLMSRVTSDTTLLRAVSTQAVVSAATGAVAFVAAVVMMAYLDVVLLGVTLGVVVLVGGVVAMVMPRIARATERSQEAVGEISVGLERSLGAFRTVKASGAEERETARVEAAARRAWRHGVKSAKWEAVAGSADELAVQLAFLAVLAVGGARVASGAIPVSTLIAFLLYLFYLIEPVSKLVDAVTSYQEGAAAISRIAAVERLSTESPARRTGSLPRQGTAAPGPASVRFEDVSFRYRPGLPYIHQHVSFEVPGAGMTAFVGPSGAGKSTVFALIERFYEVTGGRVLVDGEDVRDWSLGELRSAIGYVEQDASVLAGTLRENLVFAAPGATDDALRDVLARTKLDTLVERLPHGLDTPVGHRGSKLSGGERQRVAIARAVLRKPRLLLLDEATSQLDAVNELALRGVIADVARETTVLVVAHRLSTVTGADRIVVMDAGRVRAVGTHEELVDQDRLYARLAATQLLAPVP from the coding sequence GTGAAAACCGCATCCGCTCCGACGACGGATGAGACGTCCCTGTCCGCCCGGGAGACGGTCAAGGCACTGGGCGCGTATGTGCGGCCGCACCGGTGGGCGGTCGCCCTCGGTCTGCTGTGCGCCCTGGTCGGGGCCGCCGGGGGGCTGCTGCAGCCGCTGGCCACGAAGGTGCTGGTGGACCGGCTCGCCTCCGGTGAGACCATCGCCGGGATCCTGATCGCGCTCACCGTGCTGGTGGTGCTGGGCACGGCGGTCGAAGCGTTCGGCGCGTATGTGCTGGAGCGTACGGCGGAGTCGGTGGTCCTGGCCGCACGGCGCACCCTGGTCGGAAGGTTGATGCGACTGCGGCTTTCGGAGTGGGAGCGGATCCCGCCGGGTGATCTGATGTCCCGGGTCACCTCGGACACCACACTGCTGCGGGCGGTCAGCACCCAGGCGGTCGTCTCCGCGGCCACCGGCGCGGTGGCCTTCGTGGCGGCGGTCGTGATGATGGCGTACCTGGATGTCGTGCTGCTGGGTGTGACGCTCGGCGTGGTCGTGTTGGTCGGTGGGGTCGTGGCCATGGTGATGCCCAGGATCGCGCGGGCCACCGAGCGGTCGCAGGAGGCGGTCGGGGAGATCTCCGTCGGATTGGAGCGGTCTCTCGGGGCGTTTCGCACGGTGAAGGCGTCCGGGGCCGAGGAGCGGGAGACCGCCCGGGTGGAGGCGGCGGCGCGGCGGGCGTGGCGGCACGGTGTGAAGAGCGCGAAGTGGGAGGCCGTGGCCGGCTCGGCCGACGAACTCGCCGTACAGCTGGCCTTTCTCGCGGTGCTCGCCGTCGGCGGGGCGCGGGTGGCGTCCGGGGCGATCCCCGTGTCCACCCTCATCGCCTTCCTGCTGTACCTCTTCTATCTGATCGAGCCGGTGTCCAAGCTGGTCGACGCCGTGACCTCCTATCAGGAGGGGGCGGCCGCGATCTCCCGCATCGCGGCCGTGGAACGCCTCTCGACGGAATCGCCCGCTCGGCGGACGGGCTCCCTGCCCCGGCAGGGGACAGCCGCGCCGGGTCCAGCGTCGGTCCGCTTCGAGGACGTGTCCTTCCGCTACCGTCCGGGCCTGCCGTACATCCATCAGCACGTGAGTTTCGAGGTACCCGGTGCCGGCATGACGGCCTTCGTCGGTCCTTCCGGCGCGGGCAAGTCGACGGTCTTCGCGCTCATCGAGCGGTTCTACGAAGTCACCGGCGGCCGGGTCCTGGTGGACGGCGAGGACGTACGGGACTGGTCCCTGGGCGAGCTGCGGTCCGCCATCGGGTACGTGGAGCAGGACGCCTCGGTACTGGCCGGCACGCTTCGGGAGAACCTGGTCTTCGCGGCGCCCGGCGCGACGGACGACGCCCTCCGCGACGTCCTGGCCCGCACGAAACTCGACACCCTCGTCGAGCGTCTGCCCCACGGCCTGGACACCCCGGTCGGCCACCGCGGCTCGAAGCTGTCGGGCGGTGAGCGGCAGCGCGTCGCCATCGCACGCGCCGTCCTGCGCAAGCCCCGGTTGCTGCTGTTGGACGAGGCGACCTCGCAACTCGACGCCGTCAACGAGCTCGCGCTGCGGGGCGTCATCGCGGACGTGGCCCGGGAGACCACCGTGCTGGTGGTGGCCCACCGCCTGTCGACGGTGACTGGCGCCGACCGGATCGTCGTCATGGACGCCGGCCGGGTCCGGGCCGTGGGCACCCATGAGGAACTGGTGGACCAAGACCGGCTGTACGCGCGGCTGGCGGCCACCCAGCTCCTGGCCCCCGTGCCATGA
- a CDS encoding transposase, whose translation MPGRVRSRASKGYRGEDNTDAKDAAVIADQARICRDLQPLRPGDEPGPEIKVRTGHRRDLADDPPLDQPAPQSPHQHLPLPGPGSGPQEQRPADPADRLPDPSRHPRDRGSEAGDLARLPRRSATDVRRGRLQTAACGQCGINRLKRHRAVAATYDMLAVSALSRPCSRPARGGSGDVVRR comes from the coding sequence ATCCCCGGCCGAGTCCGCAGTCGCGCCTCCAAGGGCTACCGAGGTGAAGACAACACCGACGCCAAGGACGCCGCAGTCATCGCCGACCAGGCCCGCATCTGCCGGGACTTGCAACCCTTGCGGCCCGGTGATGAACCGGGCCCCGAGATCAAGGTCCGCACCGGTCATCGCCGCGACCTCGCCGACGACCCGCCGCTTGATCAACCGGCTCCACAATCACCTCACCAGCATCTTCCCCTCCCTGGGCCGGGCTCTGGACCTCAGGAACAACGGCCCGCTGATCCTGCTGACCGGCTACCAGACCCCAGCCGCCATCCGCGGGACCGGGGCTCGGAAGCTGGAGACCTGGCGCGGCTCCCGAGGCGGTCGGCAACCGACGTTCGACGAGGCCGACTACAAACAGCGGCATGCGGTCAATGCGGGATCAACCGGCTCAAGCGCCACCGGGCCGTGGCCGCGACGTACGACATGCTCGCCGTCTCCGCGCTGTCGCGCCCTTGTTCGCGTCCGGCTCGTGGGGGCTCGGGGGATGTCGTTCGCCGGTAG
- a CDS encoding DUF418 domain-containing protein — MGRLVGVDLARALAVFGMYVVHIGPPLSATHGVASWIRYMSDGHSSVLFATLAGFSLMLLAGRREPKTGLAGRQARARIAIRAVILLALGTVMAMEYGGVIILGFYGVYFLLALPLVRLSARTLAIIAAAFALVTPQLAFVLTSLLTPSVQQSINTYDPLRHLSEVGVLDLLLTGFYPALTWMSFVIAGMALGRLDLSCGTIQKRLAALGATLTAAAYGMSLLLAGKGALRSLAEDGPSSGGSGSMPTGSGSMPADAGSFPDMSASFLLKAGPHSGTTFDIIGSVGVAILVVVGATVLLDRLPRLRRLAKPVIAVGTMSLTAYVGHFLAQTALSTPAGTGTQQSWLPLILYVLGAILFAAIWSRFFRRGPLEYLLNAATKPAKHIR, encoded by the coding sequence ATGGGACGCCTCGTCGGAGTGGACCTGGCCCGCGCCTTGGCGGTGTTCGGTATGTACGTCGTGCACATCGGCCCCCCGCTGTCCGCCACACACGGCGTCGCCAGCTGGATCCGGTACATGTCGGACGGTCACTCGTCGGTTCTGTTCGCCACCCTCGCCGGGTTCTCACTGATGCTGCTCGCCGGCCGCCGCGAGCCCAAGACCGGCCTGGCGGGCCGGCAGGCGAGGGCCCGCATCGCGATCCGCGCCGTGATCCTGCTGGCGCTGGGCACCGTGATGGCGATGGAGTACGGGGGAGTGATCATCCTCGGCTTCTACGGGGTCTACTTCCTCCTCGCCCTGCCCCTGGTGCGACTGAGCGCCAGGACCCTCGCGATCATCGCGGCCGCGTTCGCCCTCGTCACACCGCAGCTGGCGTTCGTCCTCACCTCGCTGCTGACCCCGTCGGTCCAGCAGAGCATCAACACCTACGACCCGCTCCGCCACCTCAGCGAGGTCGGCGTTCTCGATCTGCTGCTCACCGGCTTCTACCCGGCGCTCACCTGGATGTCGTTCGTGATCGCGGGCATGGCGCTGGGCCGCCTCGACCTCTCCTGCGGCACCATCCAGAAGCGCCTGGCCGCGCTCGGCGCCACTCTCACCGCGGCCGCCTACGGCATGTCCCTGCTGCTCGCCGGCAAGGGCGCGTTGCGGAGCCTCGCGGAAGACGGGCCGTCGTCCGGCGGCTCCGGGTCGATGCCCACCGGCAGCGGATCGATGCCCGCTGATGCAGGGTCGTTCCCCGACATGTCCGCGTCGTTTCTCCTGAAGGCCGGGCCGCACAGCGGCACCACGTTCGACATCATCGGCAGCGTCGGCGTCGCCATCCTGGTGGTCGTGGGCGCGACGGTGCTGCTGGACCGCCTGCCGCGACTGCGCCGCCTGGCCAAGCCGGTCATCGCCGTCGGCACCATGTCCCTGACCGCCTACGTCGGCCACTTCCTCGCACAGACCGCACTGTCCACACCCGCCGGAACCGGCACCCAGCAGTCCTGGCTGCCCCTGATCCTGTACGTCCTCGGAGCCATCCTGTTCGCCGCGATCTGGTCCCGCTTCTTCCGCCGCGGCCCCCTGGAGTACCTCCTCAACGCCGCCACCAAGCCGGCGAAGCACATCCGATGA
- a CDS encoding ATP-binding protein has protein sequence MNAQCGRTRSIKVPADAHAVPLVRGAVCDTLRAWGTLDDHVVQTVRLIISELLTNAVLHASAATAEAVVTMEMLDDFRMRLGVHDSHPESPAPVQSDVESPHGRGLWIVQALVQELDGVLFVERAADGGKTVGIVVSVSAGASRQADHDRPSAGAQAGREEKNRAPIASNDRLSGRTRIFSSPGYAR, from the coding sequence ATGAACGCTCAGTGCGGCCGCACCCGGTCCATCAAGGTCCCCGCCGATGCCCACGCAGTTCCCCTTGTGCGCGGAGCGGTCTGCGACACGCTCCGCGCATGGGGAACACTGGACGACCATGTCGTCCAGACGGTGCGGCTGATCATCTCGGAGCTGCTGACCAACGCCGTGCTACACGCTTCCGCGGCCACCGCGGAAGCGGTCGTGACGATGGAGATGCTCGACGACTTCCGCATGCGCCTGGGAGTACACGACAGTCACCCGGAGAGCCCGGCACCCGTGCAGAGTGACGTCGAATCGCCGCATGGCCGTGGCCTGTGGATTGTGCAGGCGTTGGTCCAGGAACTGGACGGGGTCCTGTTCGTCGAGCGAGCAGCCGATGGAGGAAAGACGGTCGGGATCGTCGTGTCCGTCTCCGCCGGCGCTTCCCGGCAGGCCGACCACGACAGGCCGTCGGCCGGAGCACAGGCCGGGCGCGAGGAGAAGAACCGTGCCCCCATCGCTTCGAACGACAGATTGAGTGGGCGTACCAGAATCTTCAGCTCACCCGGCTACGCGCGCTGA